One window of Nicotiana tomentosiformis chromosome 11, ASM39032v3, whole genome shotgun sequence genomic DNA carries:
- the LOC138901798 gene encoding uncharacterized protein, which yields MRKGSIYWIHDDGSKGNPGPSSLGFCVRDDEGDVVYSRAVDLGVTTNVVAEAKAILQGLEYYVEHDLHPLILETDSLVMKKVIEGECDPSWVIAQDVKKIIDMKDNFNVVFQHVFREGNSVADFIANIVFSFVGTSEFHSFSELPSVGRRLINLDKSQSPNLRVRIAKRRTTY from the coding sequence GGAaatcctggacctagctccctaggattttgtgtgagggatgatgaaggtgatgtggtgtattctagggcagtagacctgggagtgacaactaatgtggtagctgaagctaaggctattcttcaagggttggaatacTATGTGGAGCATGATCTTCACCCTCTCATATTGGAGACTGATTCGTTGGTGATGAAGAAGGTGATAGAAGGGGAATGTGATCCTTcttgggtaattgcacaggatgtgAAAAAAATTATAGAtatgaaggacaacttcaatgtggtctttcaacatgtgttcagagaaggcaactcagtggcggattttatagctaacattgtgttttcttttgtaggtacatctgagtttcattcattctctgaatTGCCTAGTGtagggaggaggttgatcaatctagataaatctcaatcacctaaccttagggttaggatagcaaagagaagaaccaCATACTAA